A genomic window from Plasmodium malariae genome assembly, chromosome: 10 includes:
- the PmUG01_10050400 gene encoding Plasmodium exported protein, unknown function, translated as MEEKCKLHFYIKICTLFLLTWTCYFYNNMRIYNECLNEKIYNDIKLVTRTYRLLAKHKQGRCSNIASIKVKKPNNREYEKEGMYNNEKVYKGKNKPLNEHSLNVAVEYGQSRKNRSYLCNRENSCSGKRILDSMYYKNKVKYSTNSDFKFLKDSIKGKGSTLCALLGFHGLIGIILIILEHTKSLKSITSDICKDIGLNSTALGFGILTFIVILATIYLIKIIIKFVEIINKKREILNTAYPPFHKDFYNSYSV; from the exons ATGGAAGAAAAATGCAAGTTACACttctatattaaaatatgtacttTGTTTCTCTTAACTTGGACatgttatttttacaataatatg AGGATATATAATGAATGTTTGAATGAGAAAAtctataatgatataaaattgGTTACAAGAACTTATCGTTTACTAGCAAAGCATAAACAGGGAAGGTGTTCAAATATTGCATCGATAAAAGTGAAGAAACCAAATAATAGAGAATACGAAAAAGAAGGCATGtacaataatgaaaaagtatataaaggaaaaaataaaccaCTAAATGAACATTCATTAAATGTTGCAGTAGAATATGGACAATCTAGGAAAAACAGGTCTTATTTGTGCAACAGAGAGAATTCATGTTCTGGAAAAAGAATTTTGGATAGCATgtactataaaaataaagtcaAGTATTCTACAAATTCtgattttaaatttttaaaagacagtataaaaggaaaaggatCTACGCTTTGTGCTTTATTGGGTTTCCATGGATTAATtggaataatattaattattttagaaCATACAAAGTCTTTGAAAAGTATTACTAGTGATATATGTAAAGACATTGGTTTAAATTCAACAGCATTGGGATTCGgtatattaacatttatagTTATACTAGCGACTATTTATCTcatcaaaataattataaaatttgtagagataataaataaaaaacgtGAAATACTTAATACGGCATATCCTCCTTTTCATAAAGACTTTTATAACAGTTATAGTGTA